TTAATGAACAGAACAATGCAAACTGAGAAGTGAGTTGCTCCAGAgatgaatttaattaaattattgaGTGTTTGGAAATGATCAGTCTTGTcttcatattattttttaagcaGAGGTGCTCATAAGTACCAGGTCAGCGTGCAATTATCCTGACAAACAAGTGGTTActtacattttcaatttaaatgttaaagggaTATGTtattcattgcattttttttaaacaactaaTCAACATAGAGTTTATCAAGTGAAGTATATAATACACACCATACCTGAAGATCTTTAAATTCTAAGCTCTCATCTGTGTAATTTGCAGTGGGgctacaaatattaaatatttaattattgattaatccaCTAATTACTTTTCAATTTGTTGATTCATTGTTCGGTCAACACAATGTCAGAACCtcggggaaaaaaagtgtttataaaaattgctgcagattatttttctaTCAATTGATTTATTGGAAATAATCTTTATTCTCCTTTTTAAcaaaatcacttttattttctgtaaatatcagatcagagctgaaacaattagccGAATAACTGATTAGTAGATTTGCAGAAAAGTTATTGCCAATTATTTTGATAGTTAATGAATCATtcaccaaaaaaatcaaaatccaTCTTAAAACATAGATCTAGAAACACAGCATGAATAAAAAGATATGTGATTTACCGATATTTTAAGGTCAAGAAACAATCTTGAaccaaaaatattgaattaatgAAGTGTAACACatggacaaaaaagaaaacatagaaATGAGAAGTAAAAAGTGATAAACAGCATAAGAAGGCAGCAGAAATAAACCGTTTTTTAAGCTTGCTTTTAAATAATTGATGGATTAAACTGATCACTTAGCCCAGCACATTCAAGGCTTAAGAATACGTTGACGATTTAAGATTAGTGCAATGCAGCCTTTATAGTTCTAAGATCACACAAACTAAACTAACATCATCTTGACATGAGTGATGTCAtttagacgtgtgtgtgtgtgtgtgtgtgtgtgtgtgtgtgtgcgtgtgcgtgcgcgtgtgtgtgtgcagtagtGCTACTCGCTCAGCACTCATGACACGTCTACACTATTCACGGTGGCAGGAACGGTCTCTCAGCAGTTCTGTGTTAAGAGCtgaggtttttgttttcagacCCAGTCCTGTTGTTTACTGGTACTTCTAAAcactcagttgccagtttattagatACACCTAGCTTAAACTgatgcagtctaatacaacagaATCAATGATACTAAATTATAAACACCCGTCAGTATAATGCAATACAAATCAACAATATCACATTCATGATGGGAgaatttattgcaggactgttgtattagactTCGTTTTTAATATGGGGTACCTAATAAAATGGctactgactgtgtgtgtaaaggAATGTATTTGTGCCTACAGTAAATGTGCTGGTGGGCTGAACATCAGGGTTATGATATCAGCtggacaagaaaaaaacaacaacgtgtCTTTCTGCCTTGTGATGATCTGCACGGTCTGGTTGGccgtctcttcctcttcccacTTTGTTAGCCGTAGAGTGCTTCTATGGAAACGGAGGGGGTCTATCACCATGCGCCCACACGCTCCCCTGAGACCCAGAGCTGCGGTTTCTGTAAATCTCCTCTCAATGTGCCTATAGACCATGCTTATGATTACagccacccctcctcctcctccccctcttcctcctcctcctcctcatccaatCTGTGCAGCCGTGATCAATTGTTTCAATTGTGTTGCTTTCAGTTCAGAGAGGGAGAATATTTCTATCCTGTAAAATTAACAGTATACAGTTTGCCCGGTGTTTGTGTCTCATTACTGATTAATTATATAAACAAGCGCTAATGTTCATTTCATTATACAGGCGAGATGTACGGAAAATGACAAGGTCACTTGGAGGACTTTTAGATGTGAGGGCTGTGCGAGCCTGGTACAAATTTATATGATGTCATTAATTGGACAAAATCAAGTGAGAGCAGCCTCGCTGAGACGTCCCAGCAGAATTGAATGAAAGCTTCCTAGAAATAGCTGCAGTAATGGCTCAGGCAGATCAGAGgttgtctctcttttctctctctcaccaaaAATGTTTATGAGGTCGTTCCTGACAGATACTTTGATGCagatttcacagtttttttacggttttatgttgtatgttagagctgaaactattagttgattgaaaataatattaatcagCAACAATTaacaacaattacatttttaaaaatggccaaattttcttttgtctttttgagcTCTTCTGTGATAATTAATTGAATATCATTGAGTTTGGGGCTTTGGGGtttgagatttttttatattttctactcttttttttttttttttccttttcattttacttCAATCAACCTTTGTTTCACCTTGAAGTAATTTGTCtgtcagtgttttctttgttattatttcacattatctttttttctgtttgtctttccttttcttcttcccaaTCAATTTTCCCTGTTATTTTCTTGCCTTTTCCATCCTCCacctgttttccttttttggggggggcttaTCTCCCCTAAACCTCCAACGCCTCCACTAGCGGGCTTCGTGAAATCCCCGTTTTCCGAGACTAAACTCACGGGCGACACCTTTGAGCTGTACTGTGACGTGGTGGGAAACCCCACCCCAGAAATCCAGTGGTGGTACTCTGAGATCAACCGAGCCGATTCCTTCAGGCAGCTGTGGGACGGCGCCCGTAAGCGGCGAGTGTCCATCAGCACGGCCTACGGCTCCAACGGCGCGAGTGTGTTGGGTGTCTCCCATCTCACGCTGGACGATGCTGGGACCTATGAGTGCAGAGCCAGCAATGACCCACGACGTAACGACCTGCACCAAAATCCAACCACCACCTGGATCCGCGCCCAGGCCACTATAACGGTGCTGCAGAGTGAGTGGTCACCGTAGAGGAAAACACCCTCCTCCCCTTCCGTTAGCAACCAAACTTAGCAACTCCTTTAGTGATCCAGCCTCCCTCAAACCTCTCCAGAGGGTCTCTAGCTTCCTCCATAGGGGCTGTCCTCCACTacagatttagaaaatgaagaaaaataccACCAACTAGTCGTTATGTGCTTTAACCAGCAGTTAGTCGAGTAGTATTTTGTGCTCATCCCTTGGTTCAGTGCAACCTTCAATCTTCAGTCTCCTTCCCGTCTGGATTTCCTCTCTACTTgattttttctctccctttaaTTCTCATCCTCTCATTTCTGTGAActgtataatattatatttcatttcatttaactttGTTTCGATTTTCTTATCTgcattatttctgtgtttgtaaaatgtaaaattttgCACACTGACTATACTTCCACTCACAAAGTTTTCCAATATTTGGCGACCTTGTTATTTCTGAATCTTATGAATGATAAcacttgtttgttgtttgctcACCAGCAGCAAACAATCAGTGTCATGCTATTCTATAATGTATAATTATTTGAATACAGATGCATCTTTCACCACAAACTATCCTGTTCCAGAATGTAAATGCACAAATCTAGATGTAAATTGTGGTAGCTATACTTGGGTGTTTAATCTCAACACTTGTTTGGTACTGACTGAACGGTTTCTGTAGCTCAGAGTATCAAAAACGTAGGCAAACAGCCTAGTAGCTTAACGTTTTATtaaagaaccagatattttcTAATACAGTTGGATATCTTTTGTACCGATGATTCAACCGAAGGAGTTTCATCCGAACCTTGGAAGTGCTCCCACTTCCCAGTCAACATCACAGAAAATGATTTCTACTTAAAGAACCCTGAGTGCCCGAAATAATTCCTCCCACTTCACAACTCTATTCCTGTGCTACATTGTATAAAGTCTGTCATTTGTGCGTTTACATCCTCCACCCACGAGTCCCAGCAAACATCACTTCTGTTGGAGCTGATCTGTGTCTCTCTTACAGAGCCGTCCATTTCCGCTTCCGAACACACCACACTTCCTGTGGAAGGCGACTCTCTCACGCTGTGGTGCAACCTGACCACCACCCACAGTGTCCACCAGGAGAGCTTCTGGATGAAGAACGAGGAGGAGATCCCGGAGACACGCAGCCCAAATAGGAACACCGAGTACAAGTAGGCGTCACGGCAAAACTTAATGCAACTtctgtgtacttgtgtgtgtgtgtgaaacagagtTTAGCAGCCTGTTGTGGGTTCACGTGAGGTGTGTTTCTGCTCTGCAGGCTGAAGAAACCGAGAGGAGACGACGCCGGAGTGTACACGTGTGTCTACACCTTCGAGATGGCTCCTCCAGCAAACGCCAGCATAGAAGTTAAATGTAGGTGTTTATTTGTGAGCTGCAGGCGTTTCTGTCAGTTTCAAGGCCACATTAGCGATGACCCTGATTTAAAAATGGCCCCAAATGGCCTTGAGCACTACCAGAGCTGTCATGTGAGGACCTGTGATTTCAAACGGCCCTGCTAGCTGCTCAGGGGGCAGCCGGCGCCCTTGACACCTCCATCTAACCAATGCCCGGCTCAGTGGCAGCAGATGGTGTCTTGTTTGTCTGATGGCAAGGGATTATGTCTCAACGTTAAAATCTGGTCGCCCTTTTCTGCTGTCACAAGCATGGCTACGGACGCAAATTGGAtttctgtttgcttttatttcaggGGGCATTTCTTTTCAtcccagaagaaaaaaaagattaacatgCCATGCAGATtaataatacagaaaacacagaataatacaGGCAGCTTGATGTTAAATTGGATCACATGTTCCTGATTGATGAAATGTTGtgaatgtaatatatttaaatttcacCTCTTTTTACTCAGAAGTCAGTCGGTCTTCCCTGTTTTGATCAAGGCTAAAAGATACTTCAATGGAATTACCTTTTATTTTCTGGATTAGTTTAACAACAACATTGtatctatattttattattttactgggtgttttcttttttgtttctctactTGTTACAATCTTGTTTGCTGCATTATTTAACCTCCTGCAGATTTTTTAATaccaattttattttctgtcatcttTCTAAATCGGCGCAGTGCTTTTTGCATTTTGCTTGAAAAGTACTCAGCGagtaaatatgaattattttcatgatttgAACACAGTCAAGCAGCTTTTCACTGCCTGAAAAGCTTTGCTGATTTCTGTAAGCATTGCTAACTTAACTAATATGTAAACAATAGTTTGTTCATCTTAAATAATGAAAAGCACATATTTGTAACCCATTTACTCTCATGGCTATACTTACATTTATGAATCAGTGAATCCACAGTAGACCTGTAccactttatttttgttaatcatctgatcttttgttattttgttttaggtGCTCCTGACATTAGAGGCCACAAGCGCAGTGAGAATAAGAACGAGGGCCAGCTTGCTGTGCTCTACTGTAAGTCTGTTGGCTATCCTCACCCTGTCTGGACCTGGCGTAAGGTCGACAACGGCATTCCCAGGGTATGTGATATGAATATACACCCCCTGATATAAATTAGATTTAGGAACCAGTCCATTAAATCCTTACATGGTCCTGTATATAGCATGAAATACTGTGTAAAGTATTAAAACCTCATGACCTTAACTAGAATATAAAAGCATCTAAACTTAACCACCGTTGATCCTAAACATTATgaagtacattttatttcttctcccTCAACAGGAAATTGACAACTCCAGCGGACGTTtcttcatcagcagcagagacaaCTACACCGAGCTCAACATTATCAACCTGGACATCAACTTGGATCCAGGCGAGTACCACTGCAACGCCACCAACATCCTCGGCACCCGTGACGAGAAGATTGTCCTGAGGGTTCGCAGCCACTTGGCCCCCTTATGGCCTCTTCTGGGGGTTTTGGCCGAGATCATCATCCTGATCGTCATCATCGTGGTTTATGAGAAGCGTAAGAAGCCAGAGGATCTACAGGACGGtgagtcattattattattccactGTTATTATTCCTCTGTTTTATAATATATCTGAGGAGAATCTGGTTGTATTGCCCCCAGTAGACATGGATCTCTCCtgttaagtctttttttatccCAAACCCCTGTCGGTGTGCCGTTGGGCAATGAGGCGACCGTGAAAGGAGGCACACTTTGTTTCCCGCTGTCCGCTTAAGTCATTCCTTAGGCGGAGACACTAACAGAGTCACCTGACACTGTGCCGTGCCTGCATTCAATAATTCAGTCTGGCGAGGTTGACCCAACAGGCAGACACTGTTGCAGGAGGTCGCACCTTGTCAGGACAATTTCATGCATTTAATATTCATGAGAAATATGATACTGCAGTTTCGCAGCCGTGGACACTTTCAATTATTAACGGCTTTCCAGGGACCTTGTGCCGTCCCCGAGCTGCCGCAAGCTTAACCACGAGACACGTCATTTAGCTATACAATCCTGTGTATGTCAGCCTGGGATTTTCCAATACTACTGAGTGCTTCATTGTCAAGAGTCAAGCTATATCATAAATTATGCATCAATGGTATTTGGGTGACCTTTTCCTCTCAAACTGAATTTTGATGTTGTCACATGCTGATCAGATGCAATGTGCAGCGAATGACTGACAGCTCAGAGCTGTGACATTCAGTCAGTTTAAGGCGCCGAGCAGAAATATGTTGTCATTATGGTCCATTACATGGTATTTAAGTCACCTTGAGAATCCGCACAGTCTTACAAAATGGATGCAGATTGCGTGAATCATTCAGCAAATTCCAACATGAAATgttaatactttatattttacatagGTGAGCTTAGgctgttgaatattttaacagATTGTTCCCCCTTCTCCCCAAATTGCAAAACCTAAACCATGTTTGTGGTAAGTGTGAGACTTTGCATGCTTAATGAATTTTAATAAGCATTCAGCCTCATCTTCTTCCAGTTCACAGCACAGGACACAGTTCTGTTCAGCCTCAACATAAGTGTGAAACGCCCTCCAAAATCTTCAGTTTTCTAGATTTTATTTACAAACGGTAGCTTCATGTTTTTGCATCAAACTGCAGCAGTGAGATGGCATGCAAGTCGGTCATTTCTGATGTCACTGCTTGACACTGCTTCAATGACTTTATTACCCTCAGTAGAAAGCTGATATTAATGGAGCTGCTCCTCACTAATCTCTCTGAGTGAACAGCTGTTCTTCGTGAGCGCTGCCTGTCTGTGCATGacaacagtattttttttaaattttttgtaTGTTCTTGTTTGTCTGTGGTGTTGTGCTGGATTTAACTTCCCTCTGTGTTTTGTGACTTCATGAGGCGTTTTTTCCTGCAGCATGACAGCCTGTTTACTATTTTGTTACTTCATCTGTGCTATGTTTTCATCCCATAGCACGATCTGCACATGAAGTACAgttgaaaagtaaaaagtattgTAAACCTGAAGTTCACCATGTGTCAGTCACAACTTACTGTTCTAAATGCTTTGtgctttctgtaaaaaaaagactcGCAACTTCCTTgcgattattttattttttggtcttCATTTCTCCATATTTTCCCTTGTTGCCTCAGATGACGACCATTCAGGTCCAGTGtaagtataatttttttttaccttcaatAACATATCTGTGTTTAacttgttaatgtgtgttttgttttagcttATCATGATGCATCCAGTCCTGACTGTCTTTAGAGCACAGTGTACAGTTCACCCCAAATCTGGGTCACAAATAACCGGGAGCATCATGCGATTCTGCTTTGCTGCATTCATATAAAAATCAAGTCAAGCACAGACATGTTTAACCCTCAATGATAAATTACCATTTGAATTGTCCCGATGAGTAAAGCCCTGCCCATGATACTCTAAgacttaaaaaagtatttaatactTCTTTAGCTTACCATAAAATCTTTTAAAAGCAGTATgttaacatttaataatttacttAGAACACAATAAAGCAGTTGTAAGCAGAAATAAGTGTTAATATATTTGTGAATAACTATAACTCCTCACATTTGTCATCCTTAAGGAGGCTggtgtttaaaaagaaaataaataaaaatgtagaaaatcaCAGTTGTAgtgattataaaatatatctCAGAGGAGAAGTTATAATTGTTAACAAATACCTACATTGATAATCATTTAGAAATGTTCTTATAGCTGCttacaactacattatagtgtgttataaaccatttattaaagGTTTATATACTTCTCATAAACAAGGTACTTGAAGTCAAGGGTTACTATTAAAGGATACAAATAATGTGAGATTTCTTTAATACATATGGAACTGGACAGAAAGTCTTGTATACTCCCCCAGAGTGACAAGTGTCATTTGTGTTCATTCAGTGTACACTAGAGCTGAACTAGgtatttttgttcattattgATTAAAGGGGCATTCCAATGATACCTTTTTCAGACTTTATAAAGCTCCTTAGCCACAGAAGACTTACAGCTGTTTTAGTCTCTGGTTGAATAACGATTTGTAAAATCAGTGAAGTGCCCCTTTAAtctacgttttttttttccttctaaattaattaatatgtaTGCTGTAAAATTACAGAAATTAGGCTAAAAGTTCATCATGAGATGGCATGACTTAATGCAGGAAACAGAAAAGCaaatcttttatatttttagttgaTAAATGACTACAATGATTTAACAGTTATTAGAATTGGGATcaaattattttctgcaattttTTCATTTGCTGTTTGAACTGATAGTGTTGTTTGCTTCCTGCTAAAGGAAAACTAATTCAAccaacaaccacaaagacaagAATCTCCGCCAGAGGAATACAAACTGAGCAGCCTGCCTACTGAGTAAGTATTACATTATTGAGAGGAAGCCTGATGATAAATATGTATAACACGCCTGTGGCCACAAGTTACAATATGATCCACCATATGATCTTATCACTTAACGCTCAACCAAAAACAAGACCGCTGTCAGTCCGGGCTAATGGGTTGAATGTTCTCTTTATTTGCAGATTTCATTACACATGTATTGACCATATGAAGGTAAACAAGAAGGGAATCCATACCAGTCGATAAGAGGATGTATCTACCACTACAAGTATGCTTGTGGAGCAGTTCAATGAGGCATGTCTTATGATTTAATTGTGTGAGGGTGCGAATATGGAATATGAAAATGCTAACATTATAACCATTGTTGCTGCATGCAGTTGTTGAcgtttaagattttttttcttcccctcttaTCCactaatttaacatttttactacTTCTAAAAATAATGCATGCAAGATGTTGACCTTCTGTTTGTTACAGAAACggcttttctttttgctcttttctctgAGAGTGGCTTCATTTAGATAATCTGTACTGCGTGTtttagaggaaaaacaaaacttggCAATGTCAAAGAAAATGCCGCCATAATCTGGTATGACAGTTGTGTACAGTTTTATCATTCCACTGCATACCATGTTATCAGAAAATATCTATTGCATTTTAAGGGCTTTGCAACGTCCCTCTAAACTtgattaagatttattttactgtatgtatTAAATCACTATAACTATGTATCAGATCACCATTTAATATAAAGACTATTCATATGATATGATGCACTTAAATGTTGAGGATAATGAACAACTGTATAAACCGACTTTAGGAAATATGTACTAATCATTCTaacatattgttttataatcATGTGTATTGTACAGCATGGCTTTTATCCTATGCAATTATTATCCATATCAATATATTGAAAACCATCGCAGCTTTTGATTTCTCTGTGACAAAGCTTTAATCTAGTAGGATCACCCTAGAGCGCTGATGGAGTACTACACAGCTGCATGAATTCTCTTTAGCTGACGTGGGAGGTGGTGAACGAAAGCCCACGTCAGGACGGATATATCTGAAGCAATTCAAAGATCCCCAACtcatttttaagaataaatatctcaaaaaaGGAAGTGTGTCTGTTGAGTTGGTTTCCTTGTAGAGCACAGTAGACATTCAGTTGTACCATCAGTGATGCACACAGGCCGTCCCATCAGGATGCAGGAATATATGAGCATGTTGAGAACAGCGCCATCTAGTGAGGTTCTGAGTTAAATATGATGATGGATTTTACATAAGGGGAACAAGGAGACGTTCTTATGAAATGTATAACAACTACAGTTCATTGGCAATACAAATCTTGTATCCCAGGCTGCCTCCAACaatgctcattaaatatgtataataaaGGAAAATCACAAAAGTCCTTTTTAACATCTAGCCCAggataaaagatgaaaacagacTTTGAAGCAAACTGGGGCTCATTTACATTAGTTTCTTTCTTCTGATCAATGAgcattgatttaaaacatttttttttttttttaaataatgtataaacTATGGATAAGATGTGAAAAGGTGCTAAATGTGAcagtacacatgcacacagagttAATATCCAGGGATGAAGTTGTCATTCTGGTTAGGATTATTACTTTTGGCCTAAAGTTTTGGACAAACCTACAAATTATCAACACTACCAGTAGCTATGTGTGATTATTAGTCCAGGTATAATGTGAATATGATCCCAATTTGACTGGCAACTGATACATTTCTATTTACAATTAAGAATATGTTTAAACACTTGTACCGGCAGTAGCAGTATTGTTACTTACTAATTCTGAagagtttaatgtttaattaatgacAAAGACAGCAACACTATAAGTCAGTTTATCAGGTCCACCTAGCTAAgactaataaaaacaaaacagtcttGTTATGAATCATACTTTTATGAAGGTGTTGATTCCGCTTGATGTTTAGTTtggaggctgtagtttgtgATGCTGGTGAATTGTTTATACTGTGAGGTGTTTATAATTTTAGTAATCTCgtacataaaatatattataaatgggTTGGACATCATATTGCTTGCATCTGGCTATATTTTTTGCCAGGTGTCCCTAATGTTCTGGCAACTGAGTGTATGTTTCTCCTATGTTACTCTCAAACAGTAGTGGGCAGCACAGTCAACACATTGTGTAGGAAATTGCAGCAGCAAAGCAAAAGGGGGCACTATTTTACTGTGGCTGCTGTCTGGA
This is a stretch of genomic DNA from Anoplopoma fimbria isolate UVic2021 breed Golden Eagle Sablefish chromosome 19, Afim_UVic_2022, whole genome shotgun sequence. It encodes these proteins:
- the nptna gene encoding neuroplastin a, encoding MIPGKRRAAVMSFSVAIFGALMLQTVSSQNEPSISASEHTTLPVEGDSLTLWCNLTTTHSVHQESFWMKNEEEIPETRSPNRNTEYKLKKPRGDDAGVYTCVYTFEMAPPANASIEVKCAPDIRGHKRSENKNEGQLAVLYCKSVGYPHPVWTWRKVDNGIPREIDNSSGRFFISSRDNYTELNIINLDINLDPGEYHCNATNILGTRDEKIVLRVRSHLAPLWPLLGVLAEIIILIVIIVVYEKRKKPEDLQDDDDHSGPVKTNSTNNHKDKNLRQRNTN